A single window of Rhizobium sp. CCGE531 DNA harbors:
- a CDS encoding Tim44 domain-containing protein — protein MPSAVPRFAKIAAIVILAAASSVATFDAADARRAGSSGFGSRGTRTFDTPAITRTAPTQAAPIDRTMTQRPQQQTTTQPPLSAPQRPGLFGGFGGSMIGGLIAGGLLGMLLGHGFGGGIGFLGMLLQIALIVLLISFAMRFFANRQRTPYAAPGSGAPYNMNPMNDASASSRPSFSIPSIGGGAASAQKARQAQDEIGLQQADLDRFERLLTEIQSAYGKEDYATLRRLTTPEAMSYLAEELGENATNGVRNSVSDVRLLQGDVAEAWREDNAEYATLAMHYSSIDALVDRKTGKLVDGDDRNHSETTELWTFVRKPGSDWTLSAIQGTELH, from the coding sequence ATGCCGAGTGCCGTTCCGCGTTTTGCCAAGATCGCAGCCATCGTCATCCTTGCCGCCGCTTCGTCCGTAGCGACCTTTGACGCTGCCGATGCGCGTCGGGCCGGATCGAGCGGATTCGGAAGCCGCGGGACGCGGACCTTCGATACGCCGGCCATCACGAGGACTGCTCCGACACAGGCAGCTCCTATTGATCGGACCATGACGCAGCGGCCGCAGCAGCAGACAACGACCCAGCCGCCGCTTAGCGCGCCCCAGCGTCCGGGACTCTTCGGTGGTTTCGGCGGATCGATGATCGGCGGCCTGATCGCCGGCGGCCTTCTCGGCATGCTGCTCGGCCATGGTTTCGGCGGCGGAATCGGCTTCCTCGGCATGCTGCTGCAGATCGCTCTGATCGTGCTGCTGATCAGCTTTGCCATGCGGTTCTTCGCAAACCGTCAGCGCACGCCATATGCAGCACCCGGCTCGGGCGCCCCCTACAATATGAATCCGATGAACGATGCGAGCGCATCGTCGCGGCCTTCGTTCTCCATTCCGTCCATCGGCGGTGGAGCGGCGTCCGCACAGAAAGCGCGGCAGGCTCAGGACGAGATCGGGTTGCAGCAGGCTGACCTCGATCGCTTCGAGCGTCTCCTCACCGAAATCCAGTCGGCCTACGGCAAAGAGGACTATGCCACGCTACGCCGGCTGACCACGCCGGAGGCGATGTCCTACCTGGCCGAAGAGCTCGGGGAAAACGCCACGAATGGCGTGCGCAACAGCGTTTCCGACGTCCGCCTGCTGCAGGGGGATGTTGCCGAGGCCTGGCGCGAGGACAATGCCGAATATGCAACGCTTGCGATGCACTATTCGAGCATCGATGCCCTGGTCGACCGCAAGACAGGAAAGCTCGTCGACGGTGACGATCGCAATCACTCCGAGACGACCGAACTCTGGACCTTCGTGCGCAAGCCGGGTTCGGATTGGACGCTTTCCGCCATTCAGGGGACGGAGCTGCACTAA
- a CDS encoding HU family DNA-binding protein: MTTTNEIADKIAADHKLTKAQGKTIVEAVFAAIAGAATSGAETSIPGFGKFKVKDTPEREARNPGTGATIKVAASKKLTFAPAKALKDTLNK, encoded by the coding sequence ATGACCACTACCAATGAAATTGCAGACAAGATTGCCGCTGACCATAAGCTGACCAAGGCTCAGGGCAAGACGATCGTCGAAGCCGTCTTTGCCGCCATCGCCGGAGCCGCAACCTCCGGCGCCGAAACCTCCATTCCGGGTTTTGGCAAGTTCAAGGTCAAGGACACGCCGGAAAGGGAAGCACGCAATCCCGGAACCGGCGCGACCATCAAGGTTGCGGCATCGAAGAAGCTTACCTTCGCGCCCGCAAAGGCGCTGAAGGATACGCTCAACAAGTAA
- a CDS encoding carbohydrate kinase family protein, producing the protein MRTGEEVRGGEKKDKGGIVCAGNFIVDRVHTLSYWPEQGNLAHILHQDIGVGGGAANVVTDLASLGFPGKLAAAGCIGADIDGEIVRARLQSAGIDASGLRELPDRATAHTHVMNVPGQNRTFFYHGGASDAVTDALVSPAVFADAGYRLFYLGYLMLLPGLDMIDADGRSGASRLLKAARDAGLTTCVDFVSSEDPEFAAKVGAALPYCDFLVINEIEAGRATGVSVRDVKGELIESALLTAGERLLAAGVARGAIIHAPEVCFWFAPGRPPIVCRSRPVDPAEIVSTVGAGDAFCAAVLYGLHEDWPVERICAAAHAAAARCLGGVTATDGIPDMATLLKDVKAMQHACA; encoded by the coding sequence ATGCGGACCGGGGAGGAGGTTCGAGGCGGCGAGAAGAAGGACAAGGGAGGCATTGTCTGCGCGGGAAATTTCATCGTCGATCGCGTGCATACGCTGTCCTATTGGCCCGAGCAGGGTAATCTCGCCCATATCCTGCATCAGGACATCGGCGTTGGAGGAGGGGCGGCCAATGTCGTCACAGACCTCGCCTCGCTCGGTTTTCCCGGCAAGCTCGCCGCGGCCGGCTGCATCGGTGCGGATATCGATGGGGAGATCGTCAGGGCACGGCTTCAGAGCGCCGGCATCGATGCAAGCGGTCTGCGCGAACTCCCCGACCGCGCGACGGCGCACACGCATGTCATGAATGTACCGGGGCAGAACCGCACCTTCTTCTATCATGGCGGCGCCAGTGATGCGGTGACGGATGCGCTGGTCTCGCCTGCAGTCTTTGCGGACGCCGGTTACCGGCTGTTTTATCTCGGCTATTTGATGCTATTGCCCGGTCTCGACATGATTGATGCGGACGGCCGATCCGGGGCATCGCGTCTGCTGAAAGCCGCACGCGACGCCGGCCTGACCACCTGTGTCGATTTCGTCTCCAGCGAAGATCCCGAGTTTGCGGCAAAGGTCGGCGCGGCTCTGCCCTATTGTGATTTCCTCGTCATCAATGAAATCGAGGCGGGGCGTGCAACCGGCGTGAGCGTGCGTGACGTGAAAGGCGAGTTGATCGAATCCGCACTTCTGACGGCCGGTGAGCGGCTGCTGGCGGCGGGCGTCGCCAGGGGCGCTATCATCCATGCCCCGGAGGTCTGCTTCTGGTTTGCGCCGGGCCGCCCGCCAATCGTTTGCCGTTCGCGACCGGTCGATCCGGCTGAAATCGTCAGTACCGTCGGTGCCGGCGATGCCTTCTGCGCCGCCGTACTTTACGGCCTGCATGAGGATTGGCCCGTCGAGCGCATCTGCGCCGCCGCCCATGCCGCCGCCGCCCGTTGCCTCGGAGGCGTGACAGCGACGGACGGCATCCCAGACATGGCAACGCTTCTCAAGGATGTGAAGGCGATGCAGCATGCATGTGCTTGA
- a CDS encoding pyridoxamine 5'-phosphate oxidase family protein — MTNTDENTHVWELVDKIGFCMLTTQISGSLRARPMAAHPEPIENAIYFLTDIAGHKDEEIARWPNVCLSFADTKGQKYVSISGTAEVSNDRERVEDLWTTGARAWWRSADDPSIRVLKVTPSFAEYWDSPGTIISYIKMAAAAVSNSKPDMGENVKVEL; from the coding sequence ATGACGAACACCGACGAGAATACCCACGTTTGGGAACTGGTCGACAAGATCGGTTTTTGTATGCTCACCACTCAAATATCCGGCAGCCTGCGCGCCCGGCCGATGGCCGCGCACCCGGAGCCGATTGAAAATGCAATCTATTTCCTGACGGATATTGCCGGCCACAAGGATGAAGAGATCGCCCGCTGGCCGAATGTCTGCCTTTCTTTCGCAGATACCAAGGGCCAGAAATATGTCTCGATATCCGGCACGGCGGAAGTCAGCAACGACCGCGAACGCGTGGAAGACCTCTGGACGACCGGTGCCAGGGCCTGGTGGCGCAGTGCCGACGATCCATCCATTCGCGTCTTGAAAGTGACGCCTTCTTTCGCCGAATACTGGGACAGTCCCGGGACCATCATCAGCTACATCAAGATGGCCGCCGCCGCCGTTTCGAATTCAAAGCCAGACATGGGCGAGAACGTGAAGGTCGAGCTTTAG
- a CDS encoding putative nucleotide-diphospho-sugar transferase: MNILNKIRPWTAQQRALIVPFPAEQDLAERKSTATTADGPIVAFFTEGSFYEDEKDRMCRSAERIGLSVRATALPSAGSWVLNAGLKPGFLLQERARLRGPMLYVDVDAVFHRNPWPELRKLDCDLAAYYEADGRLVSATILINDTPEAARLIECWREGCLAKPDMWDQLVLEQIIAEDAARAQPRFRIAQLPVSFCWIFDRIENEPVGEVFIEQLQASREATKRKRWFGRIGKRLKRRRDRVEEIERILGSHD, from the coding sequence TTGAATATCCTGAATAAAATTCGCCCCTGGACGGCGCAGCAGCGTGCATTGATTGTCCCATTCCCGGCAGAACAAGATCTGGCCGAGCGCAAATCCACGGCAACGACCGCCGACGGCCCGATCGTCGCCTTCTTCACCGAAGGCAGTTTCTACGAAGACGAGAAGGATCGCATGTGCCGCTCGGCCGAGCGCATCGGACTGAGCGTTCGGGCGACGGCGCTGCCCAGCGCCGGCAGCTGGGTACTGAATGCCGGGCTGAAACCCGGCTTCCTGCTACAGGAAAGGGCGAGGCTGCGCGGGCCTATGCTTTACGTCGACGTCGATGCGGTCTTTCACCGCAATCCCTGGCCGGAACTTCGCAAGCTCGATTGCGACCTTGCGGCCTATTACGAAGCCGATGGACGCCTCGTCAGCGCGACAATTCTCATCAACGACACGCCAGAGGCCGCGCGCCTCATCGAATGCTGGCGCGAAGGATGCCTTGCCAAGCCCGACATGTGGGATCAGCTCGTTCTCGAGCAGATCATCGCCGAGGACGCCGCGCGTGCGCAACCGCGGTTCCGCATCGCCCAACTGCCCGTCTCCTTCTGCTGGATCTTCGATCGCATCGAAAACGAGCCCGTCGGCGAAGTCTTCATCGAGCAGCTCCAGGCAAGCCGCGAGGCGACCAAGCGCAAGCGCTGGTTCGGCCGCATCGGCAAACGCCTGAAGCGTCGCCGCGATCGGGTCGAGGAAATCGAACGCATTCTCGGCAGTCACGATTGA
- a CDS encoding DUF1269 domain-containing protein codes for MSELIVLGFDSADEADAVLNRLVQLEKEYLIDLEDAVIAVRDESGKVRLKQSVNLTAAGAASGGLSGALWGSLVGLLFLNPLAGLVVGGAIGAGSGALAGSMADYGIDDDLIKKLAETIPTNSSALFLLIRKVQPEKVLAEFKGEHARLLRTSLSPDQETRLRQVLVDETTPTSAAPATV; via the coding sequence ATGTCAGAACTCATAGTGCTTGGTTTCGATAGTGCCGATGAGGCGGATGCCGTCCTCAATCGCCTCGTCCAGCTCGAGAAGGAATATCTGATCGACCTGGAAGACGCGGTGATTGCCGTTCGCGACGAGTCCGGCAAGGTCCGTCTCAAGCAGAGCGTCAATCTGACTGCGGCAGGCGCCGCCAGCGGCGGACTTTCGGGCGCCCTGTGGGGATCGCTCGTAGGCCTGCTGTTCCTCAATCCTCTTGCCGGACTTGTGGTCGGTGGGGCAATCGGCGCCGGTTCCGGCGCTCTTGCCGGATCGATGGCCGATTACGGGATCGACGACGATCTCATCAAGAAGCTTGCTGAAACCATCCCCACGAACAGTTCCGCGCTCTTCCTGCTGATCCGCAAGGTTCAGCCGGAGAAGGTGCTTGCCGAGTTCAAGGGCGAGCATGCAAGGCTGTTGCGCACCTCGCTATCGCCCGATCAGGAAACGCGACTGCGACAGGTCCTCGTTGACGAGACCACGCCGACATCCGCGGCTCCCGCCACGGTTTGA
- a CDS encoding D-lyxose/D-mannose family sugar isomerase, whose protein sequence is MKRSEINQALRRASKTLDHWRWSLPRWGYWTAADFAANPEAARYLRSHQLGWDVTDFGSGRFAECGLVLFCLRNGIVGVEGERTYAEKLLFVEEGQVTPTHRHQAKMEDIINRAGGDLVIEFTAVDAEGNALQDDVTVPVDGLPRKLAAWEPLILSPGQSVTIHTGLYHRFYGRKGGGPVFVGEVSQVNDDNRDNYFLEPIGRFAVIEEDEPPLIPLWNEAGG, encoded by the coding sequence ATGAAGCGCTCCGAGATCAATCAAGCGCTACGGCGCGCAAGCAAAACCCTAGACCATTGGCGATGGTCCTTGCCGAGATGGGGATATTGGACGGCGGCGGATTTCGCCGCCAATCCGGAGGCGGCGCGCTATCTGCGTAGCCATCAATTGGGATGGGACGTCACCGATTTCGGCTCAGGCCGGTTCGCCGAATGCGGCCTCGTGCTGTTTTGCCTGCGCAACGGCATCGTCGGTGTCGAGGGCGAGCGCACCTATGCCGAGAAGCTGCTTTTCGTCGAGGAGGGGCAGGTGACGCCGACCCATCGCCATCAAGCCAAGATGGAAGACATCATCAACAGGGCCGGCGGCGACCTCGTCATCGAATTTACTGCCGTCGACGCCGAAGGCAATGCGCTGCAGGATGATGTGACTGTTCCGGTCGATGGCTTGCCGAGAAAGCTTGCCGCATGGGAGCCGCTCATTCTGTCCCCCGGCCAGAGCGTGACGATCCATACCGGCCTCTATCATCGCTTCTATGGCCGAAAGGGCGGCGGGCCTGTGTTCGTCGGCGAAGTCAGCCAGGTCAATGACGATAACAGAGATAACTACTTTCTGGAGCCGATCGGCCGCTTTGCCGTAATCGAGGAGGATGAGCCGCCTCTCATACCCTTATGGAACGAGGCGGGTGGCTGA
- a CDS encoding aldolase encodes MKSARLNRLFGVSGNCFDVAIDHGMFNERTFLSGIEDMRTAIRVIADAAPDAIQLPPGTAPILQAIRGKHRPALVLRTDIANIYGNPLPSALFSEMIDRGVEQAVALDAACVVVNLLMLPNQPEVYRACVRNVNSLKRECEIYRMPLMVEPLVMQDNSKGAYMVDGAIDKILPLVRQAAELGADIIKADPCDNVQEYHRVIEIAQGLPVLVRGGGRVSDREILSRTKQLMEQGARGIVYGRNVIQHNNPAGMTRALMAIVHEEASVEDASRHLA; translated from the coding sequence ATGAAATCCGCGCGGCTCAACCGCCTGTTCGGCGTGTCCGGAAATTGCTTCGACGTCGCCATCGATCACGGCATGTTCAATGAGCGGACTTTTCTTTCCGGCATCGAGGATATGCGGACGGCGATCAGGGTCATTGCCGATGCCGCGCCCGATGCCATCCAGCTTCCGCCGGGGACTGCGCCCATTCTGCAGGCAATCCGCGGCAAGCATCGCCCGGCCCTGGTCCTGCGGACTGACATCGCCAATATCTACGGAAATCCGCTGCCCTCGGCGCTGTTTTCCGAGATGATCGATCGGGGCGTGGAGCAGGCGGTCGCGCTGGATGCCGCCTGCGTCGTCGTCAATCTCCTGATGCTACCGAACCAGCCCGAGGTCTACCGCGCTTGCGTGCGCAACGTGAACAGCCTGAAGCGCGAATGCGAGATCTACCGCATGCCGCTGATGGTCGAGCCGCTGGTCATGCAGGACAATTCCAAGGGCGCCTATATGGTCGATGGCGCGATCGACAAGATCCTGCCGCTGGTACGTCAGGCCGCCGAGCTCGGTGCCGACATCATCAAGGCGGACCCCTGCGACAATGTGCAGGAATACCACCGCGTCATCGAGATCGCCCAAGGGTTGCCCGTGCTGGTGCGCGGCGGCGGCCGCGTGTCGGATCGGGAAATCCTTTCACGCACCAAGCAACTGATGGAGCAGGGCGCCCGCGGCATCGTCTATGGCCGCAACGTCATCCAGCACAACAATCCCGCGGGCATGACTCGCGCCCTGATGGCGATCGTCCATGAGGAGGCTTCCGTCGAAGATGCCTCGCGGCATCTCGCCTGA
- a CDS encoding Gfo/Idh/MocA family oxidoreductase codes for MKRVFRFGVIGCGLMGREFASAAARWLHLADTRARPEIVAVCDTNATLLDWFKDNVPSVRQCTGDYKELLANPDVDAVYCAVPHVLHQQFYIDILKAGKHLLGEKPFGMDAAQNREIMAVLAENPGLLVRCSSEMPFFPGAQKVIALAESGEMGDILEVEAGFLHSSDIDRQKPINWKRMADINGEYGCMGDLGMHVLHVPLRLGWRPQTLHAQLVKKITERPDGKGGTVPCTTWDNATISSRVQTKDQDFPMVLKTWRIAPGEANTWYIRILGMKKSAFFTTKSPRQWQWMDYTGGAQAWSTEDLGYGSLFPAITGKIFEFGFADAIQQMWAAFVDELAGGNANGFACATSEEAQAHHAVLTAALKSGRENIVVPVGYEGAPAR; via the coding sequence ATGAAAAGAGTATTCCGCTTCGGCGTCATCGGCTGCGGCCTGATGGGACGCGAATTCGCAAGTGCCGCCGCCCGCTGGCTGCATCTTGCCGATACCAGGGCGCGGCCGGAAATCGTTGCCGTCTGCGACACCAATGCCACACTTCTCGACTGGTTCAAGGACAATGTGCCGTCGGTCCGTCAGTGCACCGGCGACTACAAGGAGCTGCTCGCCAATCCGGATGTCGATGCTGTCTATTGCGCTGTGCCGCACGTGCTTCACCAGCAGTTTTATATCGATATCCTGAAGGCCGGAAAGCATTTGCTCGGCGAAAAGCCGTTCGGCATGGATGCGGCGCAGAACCGCGAGATCATGGCGGTTTTGGCCGAAAACCCTGGGCTTCTGGTTCGCTGCTCGTCGGAAATGCCATTCTTTCCCGGTGCGCAGAAAGTTATCGCGCTCGCCGAAAGCGGCGAGATGGGCGATATCCTCGAAGTCGAAGCCGGCTTCCTGCATTCCTCCGACATAGACAGGCAGAAGCCGATCAACTGGAAGCGCATGGCCGATATCAACGGCGAATATGGCTGCATGGGCGATCTCGGCATGCATGTCCTACACGTGCCCCTGCGGCTCGGCTGGCGCCCGCAAACGCTGCATGCGCAATTGGTGAAGAAAATCACCGAGCGCCCGGACGGCAAGGGCGGCACGGTGCCATGCACGACCTGGGACAATGCAACGATCAGCAGCCGCGTGCAGACAAAAGATCAGGATTTCCCGATGGTGCTGAAGACCTGGCGCATCGCGCCGGGCGAAGCCAATACCTGGTACATTCGCATCCTCGGCATGAAGAAGAGCGCCTTCTTCACCACCAAGTCGCCACGGCAATGGCAGTGGATGGATTATACCGGTGGCGCGCAGGCCTGGAGCACCGAGGACCTCGGCTATGGCTCGCTCTTCCCCGCAATTACTGGCAAGATTTTCGAGTTCGGCTTCGCCGATGCTATCCAGCAGATGTGGGCCGCCTTCGTCGACGAGCTGGCAGGCGGGAATGCCAATGGCTTTGCCTGTGCGACGTCGGAAGAAGCGCAGGCGCACCACGCTGTGCTGACGGCGGCACTGAAATCCGGTCGCGAGAATATCGTCGTGCCGGTCGGCTATGAAGGAGCGCCCGCCCGATGA
- a CDS encoding glycerophosphodiester phosphodiesterase family protein codes for MNYIDYIADPTRDCAVVVHRGIWQAAPENSLLSIERAISAGYDVVEIDVRRSSDGELFLLHDDTLERMAGVDQEPERLTLQQLSSLGLRDRDGGETNPMTGEKLPSLKDVFDLTRDRIFVHLDVKHRAIIPEVIACARAMRVDQQVDFWGALKTREDLAWIRDNISSQAVPFMAKTRLEALDAESQLDVLFQLNPFLCEIYFDRLEQVAERKALFRQAGISLWVNTLNSVSCAGFTDSAALNNPETVWGRLIDAGVSAIQTDEAEALRTYLDARRAPPPFSMSRFQG; via the coding sequence ATGAATTATATCGATTATATCGCCGATCCGACGCGAGACTGCGCGGTCGTCGTCCATCGCGGTATCTGGCAAGCTGCGCCGGAAAATAGCCTGCTCTCGATCGAGCGGGCAATTTCCGCCGGTTACGACGTGGTCGAGATCGACGTGCGGCGCAGCAGCGACGGCGAGCTTTTCCTTCTGCATGACGATACGCTCGAGCGCATGGCCGGCGTCGACCAGGAGCCGGAGCGGCTGACATTGCAGCAATTGTCGAGCCTTGGTCTGCGCGACCGCGACGGGGGCGAAACAAACCCGATGACGGGAGAGAAGCTGCCGAGCCTGAAGGATGTTTTTGATCTGACACGGGACCGCATTTTCGTGCATCTCGATGTCAAGCACAGGGCCATAATCCCGGAGGTGATTGCCTGTGCCCGCGCCATGCGCGTTGATCAGCAAGTCGATTTCTGGGGCGCTCTGAAGACCCGGGAAGATCTCGCCTGGATCCGGGACAATATATCGTCGCAAGCGGTTCCGTTCATGGCCAAGACCCGGCTTGAGGCTTTGGATGCGGAAAGCCAGCTCGACGTCCTGTTTCAGCTGAACCCATTCCTGTGCGAGATCTATTTCGACCGATTGGAGCAGGTTGCCGAACGAAAGGCGCTCTTCCGGCAGGCGGGCATCAGCCTGTGGGTCAATACGCTCAATTCGGTTTCCTGCGCAGGCTTCACGGATTCCGCCGCGCTGAACAATCCGGAAACAGTCTGGGGCCGCTTGATCGACGCCGGCGTCTCCGCCATTCAGACCGACGAAGCAGAGGCATTGAGAACTTATCTCGACGCCCGTCGAGCGCCGCCGCCGTTTTCGATGTCACGCTTTCAAGGCTGA
- a CDS encoding phytanoyl-CoA dioxygenase family protein, producing the protein MSISMQVTQSGERELNLVANGKVLSAAPDRLGYLTPTDPGIGVKAIRRLYEENGYVWLKGYLPRQDVIDFRGWVFGHMAATGLIEKGTDPRDGIASAAAPEGRDVDRCLMSLVRSVAYEGFCAQPRMSRFMDEFLSGISYLHKRKIMRHVRPGTTTATPAHYDLVYLRGGTSRIVTSWIPIGDIPVEMGGLTYLEGSHAIGARMEREFSEQNKDLGPEERVSAYNRNMTEGGWVSKDLPDMAERFDTRWLVAEYEAGDVMLHSPFMIHASTTNQDRQQRLRLSTDIRYQNVEDEIDIRWNNHWTLGDML; encoded by the coding sequence ATGTCGATTTCCATGCAAGTCACGCAATCCGGCGAGCGCGAGCTCAATCTGGTCGCCAACGGGAAGGTTCTTTCCGCAGCACCCGATCGGCTCGGTTATCTGACGCCGACCGATCCGGGCATCGGCGTTAAGGCCATCCGTCGCCTCTATGAAGAGAATGGCTATGTGTGGCTCAAGGGTTATTTGCCGCGCCAGGACGTCATCGACTTCCGCGGCTGGGTTTTCGGCCATATGGCGGCGACGGGGCTGATCGAGAAGGGAACGGATCCGAGGGACGGCATCGCGTCTGCCGCGGCACCCGAAGGCAGGGATGTCGATCGTTGCCTGATGTCGCTCGTCCGTTCGGTCGCCTATGAGGGCTTCTGCGCGCAGCCCCGCATGTCCCGCTTCATGGACGAATTCCTGTCGGGCATTTCCTACCTGCACAAGCGCAAGATCATGCGTCATGTCCGGCCGGGAACGACAACGGCGACGCCGGCCCATTACGACCTGGTCTATCTTCGCGGCGGAACCAGCCGGATCGTGACGTCATGGATACCGATCGGCGATATCCCCGTCGAAATGGGCGGCCTCACCTATCTGGAGGGATCGCATGCCATCGGCGCCAGGATGGAGCGCGAGTTCAGCGAGCAGAACAAGGATCTCGGTCCCGAGGAGCGCGTGAGTGCCTATAACCGCAACATGACGGAAGGCGGCTGGGTTTCAAAGGATCTGCCCGATATGGCGGAGCGCTTCGATACACGCTGGCTGGTCGCCGAGTACGAGGCGGGCGACGTCATGCTCCATTCGCCCTTCATGATTCACGCCTCGACCACCAACCAGGACCGGCAGCAACGACTGCGCCTCTCGACCGACATCCGGTATCAGAACGTCGAGGACGAGATCGATATCAGGTGGAACAACCATTGGACGCTCGGCGACATGCTGTGA
- a CDS encoding AraC family transcriptional regulator: MRPTEAVYRSPLVAAGGLAITGSGRQHAMHAVKARKLPSYAVVLVENGQGFLETDACGRLDVKGPALFWLFPNRQHSYGPDADGWNERWALFEGSLLRDFLRLRLISEQDPLVNLRNLDRIQRLFGGIHADLLEDSNLARASAAASLHQIVILAAQQASQATPSLQEGADMAEIVEALRHRATQPLDIAALAAEYGMSPATFRRKIAREVGLPPKGFQLRVRMDHAKELLATTDDKIEIIAAKVGIDDAFYFSRLFHERENCTPREFRSRFRRS; encoded by the coding sequence ATGAGACCGACAGAAGCCGTCTACCGATCACCACTCGTAGCCGCCGGCGGATTAGCCATCACCGGCAGCGGAAGGCAGCATGCCATGCACGCCGTCAAGGCGCGGAAGCTGCCGAGCTATGCGGTGGTTCTTGTCGAGAATGGCCAGGGTTTTCTCGAGACCGACGCTTGCGGTCGCCTAGATGTGAAAGGCCCGGCCCTCTTCTGGCTCTTTCCAAACCGCCAGCACTCATACGGCCCGGATGCGGATGGCTGGAACGAGCGATGGGCTCTTTTCGAGGGCTCCCTGCTGCGGGACTTTCTGAGGCTGCGCCTCATCAGCGAACAGGATCCGCTCGTCAATCTGCGCAATCTCGATCGCATCCAGCGCCTTTTCGGCGGCATTCATGCCGATCTGCTCGAAGATTCGAATCTTGCGAGAGCTTCGGCCGCCGCCTCGCTCCACCAGATCGTCATCCTGGCGGCGCAACAGGCCAGCCAGGCCACGCCTTCCCTTCAGGAAGGAGCCGATATGGCCGAAATCGTCGAGGCGCTTCGGCACAGGGCGACGCAACCCCTCGATATCGCGGCTCTCGCCGCCGAATACGGAATGTCGCCCGCGACATTCCGCAGAAAGATCGCAAGGGAAGTCGGCCTGCCGCCGAAAGGCTTTCAGCTTAGGGTGCGCATGGATCATGCCAAGGAACTCCTGGCAACGACGGACGACAAGATCGAGATCATCGCCGCCAAGGTCGGGATCGACGATGCATTCTACTTCTCGCGGCTGTTCCATGAGCGGGAAAACTGCACGCCGCGTGAATTTCGCTCGCGGTTCAGGAGGAGTTGA